Proteins encoded together in one Chitinophaga varians window:
- the atpA gene encoding F0F1 ATP synthase subunit alpha encodes MVDIKPDEISAILRQQLSNFNASADLEEVGTVLSVGDGIARIYGLGNVRYGELVEFGNGVKAIALNLEEDNVGVVLMGESQDIKEGDKVRRTGKIASINVGEGLVGRVVNTLGEPIDGKGPISGQLYEMPLERKAPGVLFREPVKEPLQTGIKAIDAMIPIGRGQRELVIGDRQTGKTAICIDTIINQKEFYDAGKPVFCIYVAVGQKASTVAGVMKTLQEAGAMAYTVIVAASASEPAPLQFYAPFAGAAIGEFFRDSGRPALIVYDDLSKQAVAYREVSLLLKRPPGREAYPGDVFYLHSRLLERAAKIINNDEIAKNMNDLPESIKHLVKGGGSLTALPIIETQASDVSAYIPTNVISITDGQIFLEGNLFNAGVRPAINVGISVSRVGGNAQIKSMKKVSGTLKLDQAQYREMEAFSKFGGDLDAATKAVIDKGARNVEILKQAQFSPLPVEKQVAMIYLGTNGLLRDVPVKQVRAFEEAFLNEMQVRLADVLNEFKKGNLPEDGIKKMITLANELKPRFI; translated from the coding sequence ATGGTTGATATTAAACCTGATGAAATTTCGGCGATATTACGCCAGCAGTTAAGCAACTTCAATGCTTCTGCCGATCTCGAAGAGGTAGGTACAGTATTGTCGGTGGGTGACGGTATCGCCCGCATTTACGGTTTGGGAAATGTGCGTTATGGTGAACTGGTTGAATTTGGCAATGGCGTAAAAGCGATTGCATTGAACCTGGAAGAAGATAACGTAGGTGTGGTATTGATGGGTGAGTCTCAGGATATCAAAGAAGGTGATAAAGTACGTCGTACCGGCAAAATCGCTTCCATCAACGTGGGCGAAGGTCTGGTAGGCCGTGTGGTAAATACACTGGGCGAACCTATCGATGGTAAAGGCCCTATCTCCGGTCAGCTGTACGAAATGCCACTGGAACGTAAAGCTCCTGGCGTATTGTTCCGTGAGCCGGTAAAAGAACCGCTGCAGACTGGTATCAAAGCGATCGACGCGATGATTCCTATCGGCCGTGGCCAGCGTGAGCTGGTGATCGGTGACCGTCAGACTGGTAAAACAGCTATCTGTATCGACACCATCATCAACCAGAAAGAATTCTATGACGCAGGTAAACCTGTGTTCTGTATATACGTAGCCGTAGGTCAGAAAGCATCTACCGTTGCGGGTGTAATGAAAACCTTACAGGAAGCCGGTGCCATGGCTTACACTGTGATCGTTGCTGCTTCTGCATCTGAGCCTGCTCCGCTGCAGTTCTACGCTCCGTTCGCCGGTGCTGCTATCGGTGAGTTCTTCCGTGACAGCGGCCGTCCTGCCCTGATCGTGTACGATGACCTGTCCAAACAGGCCGTTGCTTACCGTGAGGTGTCCCTGCTGCTGAAACGTCCTCCCGGCCGTGAGGCTTATCCTGGTGACGTATTCTACCTGCACAGCCGTCTGCTGGAACGTGCAGCGAAAATCATCAACAACGATGAGATCGCTAAAAACATGAACGACCTGCCTGAGTCTATCAAACACCTGGTAAAAGGTGGTGGTTCCCTCACTGCATTGCCGATCATCGAAACACAGGCATCTGACGTATCTGCGTATATCCCTACCAACGTAATCTCCATCACCGATGGTCAGATCTTCCTGGAAGGTAACCTGTTCAACGCCGGTGTACGTCCTGCGATCAACGTAGGTATCTCTGTAAGCCGTGTGGGTGGTAACGCACAGATCAAATCCATGAAAAAAGTATCCGGTACCCTGAAACTCGACCAGGCACAATACCGCGAAATGGAGGCTTTCTCCAAATTCGGCGGTGACCTGGACGCTGCTACCAAAGCAGTTATCGACAAAGGTGCCCGTAACGTGGAAATCCTGAAACAAGCTCAGTTCAGCCCACTGCCAGTTGAAAAACAAGTAGCGATGATCTACCTGGGTACCAACGGCCTGCTGCGCGATGTTCCTGTTAAACAGGTACGTGCGTTTGAAGAAGCCTTCCTGAACGAAATGCAGGTCCGTCTTGCTGACGTACTGAATGAGTTCAAAAAAGGTAACCTGCCTGAAGATGGTATCAAAAAAATGATCACCCTGGCTAATGAACTGAAACCACGGTTCATCTAA